A genome region from Pyrenophora tritici-repentis strain M4 chromosome 9, whole genome shotgun sequence includes the following:
- a CDS encoding PfkA, 6-phosphofructokinase — MAPTEIPPPLEGKKRRIGVMTSGGDAPGMNGAVRAVVRMAIHNDCEAFAIYEGYDGLVKGGDMIKEMKWEDVRGFLSEGGTLIGTARCMEFMQREGRRRAAKNMIVKGIDALIICGGDGSLTGADRFRAEWPELLNELVEAKELTAEQIEPFKHLNIVGLVGSIDNDLSMTDATIGCYTSLGRICEAIDSVDTTAVSHQRAFVIEVMGRHCGWLALSAGVATGADFVFTPENPPAEGWQKEMCRQIKKHRSMGKRKTIVVVAEGAIDRNLNKITSQHVKDILSEDAKLDTRVTTLGHVQRGGTPCAYDRMLSTLQGTEAVKAVLEATPDIPSPVICVQENKIVRRPLLEAVAQTKEVAVAIENKDFHRAMQLRDTEFEQQYQAYKITTAADQPELLLPEEKRMRVGIIHVGAPAGGMNAATRAAVAYCIARGHKPIALHNGFPGIIRHHSDEPVGAVRDIAWVDAETWASKGGSEIGTNRGLPSEDLETVAFVFKKYNIQSLFIVGGFEAFTAVSELRQAREYYKAFKIPMVIIPATISNNVPGTEYSIGSDTCLNALIQYSDACRQSASASRRRVFIIETQGGESGYIATVAGLSIGALAVYTPEEGINLKMLDRDIDHLRAVFSKDKGVARSGKVILVNEKASKTYSVQIIAQMIAEASNGKFESRHGVPGHFQQGTTPSPMDRVRAVRFATKAMQHIETYAGMEPDQIVDDPMSHEFWMALKETVDTLSGRPQAPANPTPIDTLAGRPAK, encoded by the exons ATGGCGCCGACTGAGATTCCCCCGCCCCTCGAGGGCAAGAAGAGGCGCATTGGAGTTATGACTAGCGGAGGAGACGCACCCGGCATGAACGGAGCAGTACGAGCCGTAGTCCGCATGGCCATTCACAACGACTGCGAGGCGTTTGCCATATACGAAGGCTACGACGGTCTGGTAAAGGGTGGAGACATGATCAAGGAGATGAAGTGGGAAGATGTGCGAGGTTTCCTGTCGGAAGGAGGTACCCTCATCGGCACAGCACGATGCATGGAGTTTATGCAGCGAGAAGGTCGCCGAAGAGCCGCAAAGAACATGATTGTCAAGGGCATTGACGCGCTCATCATCTGCGGTGGTGACGGCTCGCTCACAGGTGCAGACAGGTTCCGTGCAGAGTGGCCGGAGCTGCTGAACGAGCTGGTCGAGGCAAAGGAGCTTACCGCTGAGCAGATTGAACCGTTCAAGCACCTCAACATTGTCGGTTTGGTCGGCTCAATCGACAACGATCTTTCCATGACTGATGCCACGATTGGATGTTACACATCGCTCGGACGTATCTGCGAAGCCATCGACTCGGTCGACACCACCGCCGTAAGCCATCAGCGAGCATTCGTCATCGAGGTCATGGGCCGACACTGTGGTTGGCTTGCGCTCAGTGCTGGTGTTGCAACAGGAGCCGACTTTGTCTTCACACCTGAAAACCCTCCTGCGGAAGGTTGGCAAAAGGAAATGTGCCGTCAGATCAAGAAGCACAGGAGTATGGGCAAGCGAAAGACCATTGTCGTTGTTGCTGAGGGCGCTATCGACCGCAACCTCAACAAGATCACATCACAACACGTCAAGGATATTCTTTCGGAAGACGCTAAGCTTGACACACGAGTGACGACGCTTGGACACGTTCAGCGTGGAGGTACACCCTGCGCGTACGACCGTATGCTTTCGACACTTCAGGGCACCGAGGCCGTCAAGGCTGTGCTGGAAGCTACACCTGATATTCCTAGCCCAGTTATCTGTGTGCAAGAGAACAAGATTGTCCGAAGACCACTCCTTGAAGCTGTTGCACAGACCAAAGAAGTCGCTGTTGCCATCGAAAACAAGGACTTCCACAGGGCTATGCAGCTCCGCGACACCGAGTTCGAGCAACAGTACCAGGCCTACAAGATCACCACAGCGGCTGACCAGCCAGAGCTTCTTCTCCCCGAAGAAAAGCGTATGCGGGTCGGTATCATCCACGTTGGTGCTCCAGCTGGAGGTATGAACGCAGCGACCCGTGCTGCCGTCGCCTACTGCATTGCTCGTGGTCACAAGCCAATTGCCCTCCACAACGGTTTCCCTGGCATAATCCGCCATCATTCCGATGAGCCAGTTGGTGCTGTGCGAGATATTGCCTGGGTTGACGCTGAGACTTGGGCTTCCAAGGGTGGATCAGAGATTGGAACCAACCGTGGTCTTCCCAGCGAGGACCTTGAAACTGTTGCTTTCGTCTTCAAGAAGTACAACATCCAGTCCTTGTTCATCGTTGGTGGATTCGAGGCTTTCACGGCTGTTTCCGAACTTAGACAGGCGCGGGAGTACTACAAGGCGTTCAAGATCCCTATG GTCATCATTCCTGCTACCATCTCCAACAACGTTCCCGGCACAGAGTACTCGATTGGCTCAGATACTTGCTTGAACGCGCTGATCCAGTACTCTGACGCCTGTCGTCAATCCGCATCCGCATCCCGTCGCCGAGTATTCATCATCGAAACCCAAGGTGGTGAGTCTGGCTACATCGCAACCGTGGCCGGTCTCAGTATCGGAGCTCTGGCCGTGTACACGCCCGAAGAAGGCATCAACCTCAAGATGCTCGACCGCGACATCGACCATCTCCGCGCCGTCTTCTCCAAGGACAAGGGCGTTGCCCGGTCCGGTAAAGTAATCCTAGTCAATGAAAAGGCCTCAAAAACCTACTCTGTGCAAATCATCGCACAAATGATTGCAGAGGCCTCCAACGGCAAGTTTGAGTCTCGTCACGGTGTCCCCGGTCACTTCCAACAAGGAACCACACCCTCGCCCATGGACCGTGTCCGAGCCGTCCGCTTCGCTACAAAGGCCATGCAGCACATTGAGACGTACGCCGGCATGGAGCCTGACCAAATCGTCGACGACCCAATGTCC CATGAGTTTTGGATGGCGCTCAAGGAGACGGTTGATACGCTTTCGGGTAGACCTCAGGCTCCTGCTAATCCTACACCTATTGATACACTGGCTGGTAGACCTGCGAAATGA
- a CDS encoding Dimer-Tnp-hAT domain containing protein, whose protein sequence is MSTPSNSGLRRLVECDKRNSPLPSLSNAPTVGDTASEAQADEPLARVPYLERRQVERNSRGGPKSWIYRHGWAVWHRKYKKNYWLCRYCHQRRKQEACYEADSTTNAGRHLSSNKPGHSHGPNGPVPIASREGNIMGALAKSQVYIMRSKGIEVSQEVANEIAASFSTSRFQDALKDWVVADNQSLRVIETPQFRAMIAAVSPLAEALLWPVANYLREARSLIHVSFDNWTSTGGQYAFTGLCVHYLNSEGKLVDHLLGLPELHGAHTGNNIAAAATTILRLFGVDNARVGYFVLDNASNNDTAVESLAEEFGFIASERRLRCCCHILNLSAQLVIWGKDRSAYENEAAHLEEEEKYMDEWRKYGPVGVLFDVIASICTPQTRQLLERLQCEEAESLGVTPHIRQLVKPVKTRWNSYFNTFVRAAELHGPIDGYIECKLEEHSAATATSRRRKNREQLPAAQPRLYIREGGLNGKDWATITEYIRLLEPFAEATRLLEGRGRHGRHGAIWEVLVTFEWLLDQLEALKDRLKDCGEYYEDLDAPEDHLITNVNLAHCKLAKYYAKFDNAPVYYTATILHPHYKHHLSALWKVPDTHVTARDGVHYRDGWLDNNHRAFLRMWQGRKDSAATSAHTVTPPRKKPRLGISTSRSAFLQSSIEQSTRQLEASLAEDEYEIWKRQPALAEEDWLSLNPLLYWESVAGQFPILSKFAIDVLTIPAAAADCERTFSELGDMLGTRRLHMKPELISALQSLKSWKRLGIQPTTTSASGLARTLSEEEISKVQEHLSQFDVR, encoded by the exons atgtctactccctctaattcaggccttcgccgccttgtagaatgcgacaagcgcaattctcctctaccatcgctatcaaacgcgcctactgttggcgatactgcgagcgaggcccaggctgatgagcccttggca cgtgtgccgtatcttgagcggcgccaggttgagcgtaatagtcgcggtgggccaaaaagctggatctaccgccacggctgggccgtctggcaccgcaagtacaagaaaaactactggctttgccggtactgccatcaacgacggaagcaggaggcttgctacgaggctgacagcactacaaacgccggccgacacctctcaagcaacaagcctggacactcacacggacctaacggacctgtaccaattgctagccgggagggcaatattatgggcgcgctcgcaaagtcccaagtatatattatgaggtctaaagggatagaagtatcgcaagaggtagcaaacgagatagcagcaagcttttcaacctctcgatttcaggacgcgctgaaggactgggtagtcgcggacaaccagagccttcgcgtaatagaaacgccgcagtttcgagccatgattgcggccgtgagcccgctagccgaagctctcctttggc ctgttgccaactaccttcgcgaagcccggtcgcttatacacgtgtcattcgacaactggacttcaactggtgggcagtatgcttttactggcctctgcgtacattaccttaacagcgagggcaagctagttgaccacctgcttgggttgcctgagctacacggggcgcacactggcaataatattgccgctgcagcaacaacaatacttcggctatttggcgttgacaacgcgagggttgggtactttgtgcttgacaacgcaagtaacaatgatactgcagttgagtccttagcagaggagtttggctttatcgcaagcgagcggcggctgcggtgctgctgccatatactcaacctaagcgcacaattagtaatttggggcaaagaccgtagcgcgtacgagaatgaagccgcacaccttgaggaagaggagaagtacatggatgagtggcgcaaatacggtcctgttggcgtcctctttgacgtgattgcgtctatctgtacgcctcaaactcgacaactactagagcgcctacagtgcgaggaggcagagtctctaggtgttacaccccacatccggcagcttgtgaagcctgttaagacacgctggaatagctatttcaacacgtttgtccgtgcagctgagctacacggccctatcgatggctatattgagtgtaaacttgaggagcatagtgctgcaacagcaacctcacgacgccggaagaatcgtgagcagctccctgctgcccagccacggttatatatacgcgaagggggtctaaacggcaaggactgggcgacaataacagaatacattcgactccttgagccatttgccgaagctacacggctacttgaaggtcgcggccgacacggccgacacggcgctatatgggaagttctagtaacgtttgagtggcttcttgaccagcttgaggctctcaaagaccgccttaaggat tgtggtgaatattacgaagatctagatgcgcctgaagatcatcttattacaaacgttaaccttgcacattgtaagcttgctaagtactacgcaaaattcgataacgcgcctgtctactacactgctacaatactacacccgcactacaaacaccacctctcagcgctctggaaggtgcctgacacccatgtcactgcccgtgacggtgtccactatcgcgacggctggcttgacaataaccaccgggcattcctgcgtatgtggcaggggcggaaggactctgcagccacttcagctcacactgtaacgccgccgcgtaagaagccccggctagggatttcaacgtcgcgatcagcttttctacagtcgtcaattgagcaaagcacacggcagttagaggcaagccttgctgaggatgagtatgagatatggaagcggcaaccagcgttagctgaggaggattggctgtctcttaatccgcttctatactgggagtcagttgctgggcagttccctatactctcaaagttcgctattgacgtcctaacaataccagcagcagcggcagactgtgagcggactttcagcgagcttggcgacatgttaggcacccggagactccatatgaagccagagcttatttcagctttgcagagcttgaagagctggaagaggcttggtatacagccaacaactacctcagcttctgggctagcgcgcacactatcagaggaagaaatctcaaaagtacaggagcatttatctcagttcgacgtcaggtaa
- a CDS encoding HTH-Tnp-Tc5 domain containing protein encodes MAQSQILVNDRILEILKSIEDIPKPNFKQLAREHGVPYQRLLVRSKGRPTRSERPSSTYKLTEAQDRALYDYIARLDELGVCVQLPMIVSCVNYLLQQAHDGPGPPPTASSRWAKQWLKRQPELHVRRQRSLNLNRALAHDSDSIVKWFDTFTSLIQTHGIPPMIIIEGDALLERYFTDLPDNYLIAHSDSGYTNDQLSVEWVKHFVQQSQKHIQGVYRLLSFDGLDSHCTQEFLEVLEDHKVIAYRLPPHTSHFLQPLDVGCFQPYKHWHAQAVDYATRTGSTAFNKVEFLAAIESIRAYTFKSRTIQKGWRDSGLYLLDIKRVKNNIQRDFADWYTDCQDTGSSSNDSSSNATIDGTPPPPELNTPLTIRTLKRIESATSKPA; translated from the coding sequence ATGGCCCAATCGCAAATCTTAGTCAATGATCGCATTTTGGAGATCTTGAAGTCTATTGAAGATATCCCAAAGCCTAATTTTAAGCAATTGGCGCGCGAGCACGGCGTCCCATACCAGCGATTACTCGTCCGATCAAAGGGTCGCCCAACACGCTCTGAGCGTCCCTCTAGCACGTACAAGCTTACTGAGGCGCAAGACCGTGCACTATACGATTATATCGCACGTCTTGATGAACTTGGCGTTTGTGTACAACTGCCTATGATTGTATCGTGTGTCAATTATCTTCTTCAACAAGCTCATGATGGTCCTGGTCCTCCACCAACTGCAAGCTCGCGATGGGCAAAACAATGGCTCAAACGGCAACCTGAGCTTCACGTACGACGACAGCGATCTCTTAATCTTAATCGCGCACTTGCGCATGATTCAGACTCCATTGTCAAGTGGTTTGACACCTTTACTAGTCTGATTCAGACGCATGGTATCCCACCAATGATTATTATTGAAGGCGACGCACTCCTTGAGCGCTACTTCACCGATTTACCTGATAATTATCTTATTGCGCACAGCGACAGTGGCTACACAAACGATCAATTAAGTGTTGAGTGGGTAAAGCACTTCGTACAACAGAGCCAGAAGCACATTCAAGGGGTATATCGGCTGCTCTCGTTCGACGGATTGGATTCACACTGCACCCAAGAGTTTCTAGAAGTCCTTGAGGATCACAAGGTTATTGCCTATCGCCTGCCTCCGCATACATCTCACTTTCTCCAACCGCTTGATGTAGGCTGTTTCCAGCCGTACAAGCACTGGCACGCGCAGGCTGTTGATTATGCAACCCGAACAGGCTCTACAGCTTTCAACAAGGTTGAGTTCTTGGCTGCTATCGAGTCAATCCGCGCCTACACATTCAAGTCCCGTACAATACAAAAAGGCTGGCGGGACTCAGGATTATATCTATTGGATATCAAGCGCGTCAAGAATAATATACAGAGAGATTTTGCTGATTGGTATACTGATTGCCAAGATACTGGTAGCAGTAGTAATGATAGTAGTAGCAACGCTACTATAGATGgaacaccaccaccaccagaGCTAAACACGCCTCTAACAATCCGGACGCTTAAGCGTATAGAGTCCGCAACAAGCAAGCCGGCTTGA
- a CDS encoding FabG, Dehydrogenase with different specificities (related to short-chain alcohol dehydrogenase) — translation MADATLARRAVEAAVGKWGRLDSVVINHGSLEPVKPVGDSSVEEWRRGFDVNVFSAVGLIQSSLPHLRASPHSPRIILTSSGASTSTYQSWGCYGAGKAVLNHLAATLSVEEPSITTISIRPGVVDTEMQREIREVHASSMSAKDREKFSGLKENGGLLRPEQPGHVIARLAVAEGEAIQGFSGKFLSWNDEVLGAFQG, via the exons ATGGCGGACGCTACGCTTGCGCGCCGCGCTGTCGAGGCCGCCGTGGGTAAATGGGGTAGACTGGATAGTGTGGTGATTAACCATGGGAGTTTGGAGCCGGTGAAGCCGGTGGGGGATAGTAGTGTTGAAGAGTGGAGGAGGGGGTTTGATGTTAATGTTTTTAGTGCTGTTGGGTTG ATCCAATCCTCCCTCCCCCACCTCCGCGCCTCCCCCCACTCCCCCCGCATAATCCTCACCTCCTCCGGCGCCTCAACATCCACCTACCAATCCTGGGGCTGCTACGGCGCCGGAAAAGCCGTGCTAAACCACCTGGCCGCCACGCTCTCCGTCGAAGAACCCAgcatcaccaccatctccaTCCGCCCTGGTGTCGTAGACACGGAGATGCAGCGGGAGATCCGCGAAGTCCATGCTTCGAGTATGAGTGCCAAAGATAGGGAGAAGTTCAGTGGGCTGAAGGAGAATGGTGGGTTATTGAGGCCGGAGCAACCGGGACATGTTATTGCGAGGTTGGCGGTTGCGGAGGGGGAGGCGATTCAGGGTTTCAGTGGGAAGTTTTTGAGTTGGAATGATGAGGTGTTGGGGGCTTTTCAGGGGTAG